ACACCAACATTTAAGAGTTTAACCCCTCCAACTTTTTATCTCTTATCTCAGGAGGTTATTGAGGAGAAGAAGGAGTATGATGAAGCTGTTAAAATGTTAGAGAATAATGAGAAGAAGGAGTATGATGAAGCTGTTAAAATGTTAGAGAATAATGAGAAGAAGGAGTATGATGAAGTTGAAAATTTGGCAGCCAGCCCACAGAGATCTCGGCCAAAGAAGTTTTATAAAGAAGTTATAAAAAGATAATTAACAACCGTTCTTAAATCTCCATATGTCAACATATTGACTATTGTGTCTGACATTTTGACTGACTCCAAAACTTCTTTGGCTATGGAGTTGTTTTCAATGAAGAATAACCCAAAGTGAGTTTTCTAAACCTTTTCTTAACATAATTAGCACTTTATATTTAAGTAAAAACAACATGATGCAGAACAgccaatcatatgtgattataCCATTTAATTAAATGTTCATTTCATTAGActgctcaatcacatgtgattatatcaGTCAATCCCACGTGATTATGTCATTCAATCACACGTGATTATGTCATTCAATCACACGTGATTAAACTAAACATAGAATCACTTTCGACATATAGTAATTCTGTTTTTATTGTATTTTTTTAGTGAAATTATTTTTGAAGATAAAAAGAGTGCTTGCATCGTTCACCGCATTAGCTTGGAATCACTTTGTCCAGAATTATACGTTGATGCTAGTGTGATTGATGTCTGGAGCTATATACTCAATCAAGAAAAACAGTATAGAGATCCAGCTAGCTCATCAAAGTTTTTCATCTCAACCTCAGTCATTATAAGTTTTAACTTTTAAATTTTTATGTACTAATAAGTTATCTGTTTTGCATTTATTTGTTacagtttttaacactttttctttTATTTACAGTGGTCTTACTTGTATGACAACAAGTCTTTACAGAAAAAAATGAAGCTGCAGATATTTCAAGAAAATGTTGAAGTTTTGTTTAAATTTTACCCTAAGCTTGTCTCCTTCCGCAAAGTTGATCTTGTATGTTTTTTTAGTTTACATTTTTATGTCCTTTTTCTATAATATCAGAATCAATTATTTATGTTCTGAAAATTTCATTCTTTTTTAATTCGTTGCAACAAGTATTTTCACCATATGCAGACACAATCAATTCTTTGTCCTGATGTTTGACTTGACTATTCCCAAGCTTCATATAATCGACAACTCTGCAATAGTTACAGCTTTCAATCAAAATACGCGAAAGTTTGCAACCTTGTGGTTAGTTTTCCTTTTAAAAAATGTTACTTATTGTATATTAAATAAGTTTTCCACCGATTGTTGCCCCCATAATATCATTGCTTATACGTATTAGCACTTTATATTTCAGTAACAAgccaatcatatgtgattataCCATTCAATTAAATGTTTATATGTCAGTAgactattcaatcacatgtgattatatcaTTCAATCACATGTATTGAACTAAAATGAGGTTATGTTAGGTTAGCACATGTGATTTTGAAAACCAAGCTCATGTTTATTTTTCTGAATTGTTTTTCCAGCAATATGTCTTTGCGGAGCATCTCAAACTCCATAAGCATCCTTTGGCATACATGATTGAAAAACTGAAGCCTGTTCAAATGAAGATGCCATGGAGAACAAGGGATAATATCGTTGATTGTGGTGTTTTTGCGATGTACCACATGGACATGTGTAAAGCCACACCCGAAAGTGACTGGGCTAAGGAATTGGCAGCTGAATGTTCAGCACAAAAAAATCAGCTTCGGAAGTTGAGAGTCCGGTATGCATTGAAGATTTTAACGCATCCTCTAAACAAACATGCCGACAAGATGGTACGAAATAGAAGACTATTCAACAGATTTCATGAGAAGGAAGACTATAGGAAGGTTGTTGTTTCTGCACAAAAATCGAGATACGCCCGTGTTGAAAAATCAAAAGAGTCCTTAGCACAAAAAAAGTGAAGTGTTTTATGCAAAAAACTCCATATTTTATTTAGTTGAAGTTACGTCTTATGTTTTAACATATATGTCATTTGGTACAtgatatttaacatatatatatgttttgttGGATGATAAATGACATGCTAATGGTTTAGATGTTAATTTATGTATTCTTTTTTTCTACTATGGTTGATGGTTTGATTGTTGATGGTTGATTAAATTTATTAAACAGCTACAAATTATTTTGCAAGCCAATCATATGTAATAGTGCataccaatcacatgtgattttacatCACAATCACTTGTGATTTAACTTATCCATCGCTTGTGATTCTGCAGGCCAGTCACTTGTGATTTTGCATGCCAATCACTTGTAATTCTAAATGCTTATTACTTGTGATTTTACATGCCAGTTACTTGTGATTCTACATGCCAATCACATGATAGTACataccaatcacatgtgattctgcattccACTACAAGAAAATTGCTCATTTGTGACTAACTTTTAATGACGACTCAATATTTGGTCACTAATAATGctatttagttaccattaaaaaagtggtcactaaattttggtcactaaacgatattagtgaccaaacaaatggtcactatagtgaccaatttTAGTATTTTGGTCTCTAAAATTATTTTGTGACGGATCTATAGTGACGAGAAGTGACCAACCTATTTTGGTCACTAACTTGATTCAGTGACCATTTTAGTGTTATTAGTGACCAATAGTCTTCGTCACTAAagctcatttttcttgtagtgattccaatcacatgtgattgtaaatcaCTATAACTTTATGATGATAAATAAGGCAATCGTGTGATTCAACCAAGTAATCAAATATGATTCATAAGCCAACACTTTAATATGATTCAACCATGTGATCCCAAACTGACGTTCAAAAAAGGGAAAAAAAATCCTATCAATATCTTATCCATTTCTATCTATAATTGGGACCATAAGCTTTTTCATTAGCCCACCACCGTGCATTTCTTTTGTGGTTGTGCACTTGCATGTTATGCATACGTATGCTATCTATCTATACGGAACATCGTATAGCTGCAAAAAGAATTAAAGTAAATTAAATTACATCATCTCTCCATGGCTTTAAACTCAATGCCTATGATTTCCTATGTATACTTATTAGTCCTCATCACATCCACtgctgcatcatcatcatcatcatcatcatcattattaataagcCATGATGAAGAGTGTTTAGCTTTGTTTCAGTTTAAGCAAACAACTCTTCATCAAGATTACATTACTACATCTTTTAATGGCTTTCAAAAGCTAGATTCTTGTAGAAGACCCACAATTAGCAACATGTCAGATAATGGTTCTGATTGTTGTTTGTGGGATGGTGTGGTGTGTAGCAGAAATGAGGGTCATGTGATCGAACTTGATTTGAGCCAAAGCGCGATCCATGGACCTCTCACGTCTAACAGTACTCTATTTAACCTTGTTCATCTTCTTAAACTCAACCTCTCCAAAAACAATTTCGCTGATTCTCAAATCCCACCTGAAATTGCTCGACTAAAGAAGCTAAGAAGCCTTGATCTTTCTGATTCAGGATTCAGTGGCAAAGTTCCAAACAAAATCTCGCATTTAATATGGTTGTCTTTGTTAGATTTGTCATTGAATTCACTAAAGCTTCAAACTCCTAGCTTATTGCAAAACTTGACCAGGCTCGACAAACTCCATCTCTCACAGGTGAACATCAGTTCTTCCGTACCGCGTTTCTTGGCCAATTTTTCTTCCTTGACGTCAATAAATTTCCAAGATTGTCACCTTCAAGGAAAATTTCCAGCTGCAATACTTCACTTACCGAATCTGAAGTATCTTAACTTGAAACTGAATCCTGACCTCTCTGGTTCCTTGCCCGAGTTTCACAACAACTCATTACTCGAGTATTTGAATTTGTATACAACGAGTTTTTTTGGGATAATACCAGAATCCATAAGTAAGCTAAATCACTTGGAATTCTTGGCACTTGTAGATTCCTTCTTCTCGGGTAGCATTCCAGGTTCACTTTCTAATTTGACACAACTCACATTCTTGAGTCTTCGAAAAAACAATTTCACGGGCCCAGTTCCTTCATTAGCAAGTCTATCGAAACTCACTGTTTTGGAGTTTAGTCATAACAATTTTGAGAAGGGATGTAAGTACGAATGGATTGGAAAACTTACAAACCTTGATGAGTTGTATCTTAATCGTAACAACATATACCACGAAATACTACCCTCTCttgcaaacttaaccaaacttcaaGTGGTCTCAGTAGTCGGAAATTTTATTCCAGGTCGTATTCCATCTTCATTTATGAACCTCACTCAACTAACACGTATAGACCTTCACAACAATACATTGAACGGTCCAATTCCCAGTGCGTTTTCCAACTTCAAAACGCTAAACAAACTTGCTCTAGCTGATAACAACTTTATCGGCAGTGTAGACCTAGACACGTTCATGGGACTCAAAAATCTTGAAGAATTGCATTTATCAGGAATATCAGTTGTCACCACTGACAACTACACTGATGGCACCCTACCTGCACTGAAACAATTGCAACTATCATCATGTGAGTTGAAGGAGTTCCCTGCCTTCCTACGCTTTCAAAACAAAATGATCGGTTTTGATCTTGACAACAACGAAATTGGCGGTGTCATACCTTCGTGGATTTTAAACAACAATCATGAAACAATGTTGTATATTGATCTTTCATACAACCTTATCTCTGGATTTCCTCTTTTTCTGCCTTGGGTTCATTTGGAATCATTTTTTATTGTTGATAATCAGCTACGAGGGAAACTCCCAATTCCTCCAAAGACCACACTTTATTATGATGTCTCAGGGAATAAGATGATCGGAGAGATACCACCATTAATATGTCAAGCAGAATCCCTTCGATTGCTAGATTTATCTTCTAACAGCTTGAACGGAACCATTCCTACTTGTTTAGTCAACTTTAGCAACCCACTGCTGTCCTTGAATCTTAAACGAAATAAGTTTCATGGAAAATTTCCAAATACCTTTACAGATAAAAGCCAGTTGAAGATGATTGATTTAAGTGAAAATCAATTTTCGGGCCCGTTACCAAAATCATTAGCTAATTGTAATAACTTGGAGGTTCTCAGCATTGGAGATAACTCTTTTGATGGTGTCTTCCCATTTTGGTTAGGAACTCTTACTGAGCTTCAAGTATTAATCTTAAGG
The window above is part of the Rutidosis leptorrhynchoides isolate AG116_Rl617_1_P2 chromosome 1, CSIRO_AGI_Rlap_v1, whole genome shotgun sequence genome. Proteins encoded here:
- the LOC139877678 gene encoding receptor-like protein 6, which translates into the protein MPMISYVYLLVLITSTAASSSSSSSSLLISHDEECLALFQFKQTTLHQDYITTSFNGFQKLDSCRRPTISNMSDNGSDCCLWDGVVCSRNEGHVIELDLSQSAIHGPLTSNSTLFNLVHLLKLNLSKNNFADSQIPPEIARLKKLRSLDLSDSGFSGKVPNKISHLIWLSLLDLSLNSLKLQTPSLLQNLTRLDKLHLSQVNISSSVPRFLANFSSLTSINFQDCHLQGKFPAAILHLPNLKYLNLKLNPDLSGSLPEFHNNSLLEYLNLYTTSFFGIIPESISKLNHLEFLALVDSFFSGSIPGSLSNLTQLTFLSLRKNNFTGPVPSLASLSKLTVLEFSHNNFEKGCKYEWIGKLTNLDELYLNRNNIYHEILPSLANLTKLQVVSVVGNFIPGRIPSSFMNLTQLTRIDLHNNTLNGPIPSAFSNFKTLNKLALADNNFIGSVDLDTFMGLKNLEELHLSGISVVTTDNYTDGTLPALKQLQLSSCELKEFPAFLRFQNKMIGFDLDNNEIGGVIPSWILNNNHETMLYIDLSYNLISGFPLFLPWVHLESFFIVDNQLRGKLPIPPKTTLYYDVSGNKMIGEIPPLICQAESLRLLDLSSNSLNGTIPTCLVNFSNPLLSLNLKRNKFHGKFPNTFTDKSQLKMIDLSENQFSGPLPKSLANCNNLEVLSIGDNSFDGVFPFWLGTLTELQVLILRANKFASAIQDLSTFSAEFPKLRILDLSNNGFSGRLPDKYFKIWKAMKSVYSSNSSTMGFEISFYTFLPSEVPYSMTLTNKGVKTEYPKILNIFTAIDLSCNSFEGDIPQSLTDLQGLQSLNLSNNHLTGYVLSSLGNLKNLESLDLSRNNLSGEIPQELLQLGFLSMFNVSFNHLKGRIPTKEQFNTFENNSYVGNPLLCGKPLSNDCLGSTTSTHLNTIDEYESLLPSDIIDWVVVFSGCGSGLVIGILLGNFLYGRYHDWFIERFGMRKDTWVRPLGHQRRN